From Antechinus flavipes isolate AdamAnt ecotype Samford, QLD, Australia chromosome 1, AdamAnt_v2, whole genome shotgun sequence:
TTTGCCATGTTTAGATTATACATTCTTTAGTTATATCCTTGGAATATAGTTTTATGCTGAGGACTCTGAAACTGAGGACAGCAGACCATGAATTCTCCTTACTCCAAGAACTGTTAAAGGCCtctgaagaataaataaattcctAAGTCATTGCCATTAAATATGCTTCTGGGAGTAGAAGTAGATTTCATAACACTAAAATCAAAattgattctattattttatgaCTTCTCaactaatataaaaattttaatatctagGAAATTTAAAAGTCTATTAAGGACATTCTAGATGGAATTAAGACAGCAGACTGAAGCCAGGAATCTCCTCGAGCTCTTCCAGTTTCTCTGGacaaccacatgaaaccaagccgcTTAACAATCTGGAGTAATAGAACTTacagagacagaatgaaacaattttccaactcAAGATagtttggaaggacttcaggaaagtcaGTCTTACTGGGGTGAAATGAGTGCACAGCCCAGTGCAGATGGTGTCCAGGAAAGCCAGTGGGAGGGTCTTAACTCACAGTAGAACAGCAACCAAGACCCTTAGTTCTGACTCTGTAAAACATTAGCAGAGAAGACCAATGGGACACCCTCCAGCTGGCAAATTGCAGCTCGGGACATTAGGCAACAATAGATGGAACTAGGCTGGGCTATGCCCCAGCAATATAAGgagtccctgtgctcaaagctgcacaagaagcttgggacagtgttcCCTGTACCTCAAGAGCAGAGCTTGACTTCAAAactcacaaaataggaaaaattaataaagaaaatgaacaagaaacagaaaactaTTATGGtcgacagggaagaccaaaataccaactcagaagaggacaaaatgcctATATATGAAACCTCAAAGGCGGATATCATtcggtctcaagcccaaagagcctTCTTGAAAGCgcttgaaagaattcatcaaggatttttaaaaatcaaatagaagaaaaattgggaaaagaaactaGATGTATACAAGAAAGAGTCTAAaacttgaaaaaggaaaacaattggtgcaaaaaaattccactgaagaaaacatttttaaaagaagaattaatcaaatggaaaagaagatataaaagcttgctgaagaaaatcacacattaaaaccagaattgggcaaatggaagctaatgactctgaggcatcaagaatcaaacaaattaaaatgaatgaaaaaatggaagaaactgTAAaacacctcattggaaaaacaaccaacctaGAAAACAGATGTAAGagagacagtttaaaaattattggactacccaagactatgaccaaaaaaagagcctggagagCATTCTTCAAGAGGAAAACTGCCCtcatatcctagaaccagagggcaaaacagtcattgaaaaaattcattgttcACTTCCATAAAGAGATctcacaaggaaaactccaagaaacatcactagaaaactccagaactataatcttgAAAAAATACTTCaggctgctagaaaaaaaaaaagaaacaacaacaaaccaataCAGGTATTgaggagtcacagtcaggattgCCCAGGATTTGGCAATTTCCACAATAAAGGCTTTGAGGGCCTGGAATAGcatattctggaaaacaaaggaCCTTGTACTACAGCCAAGAATTGACCACCCAGTGAGACtgagcatcatttttcaggggaggaAAGGAACTTTCAATGAAGTAGGGCACTTTAAGTCATTTTTATTGCAAAGATCAGAACTAAAtggaaaatatgaattgaaaacacaggactcaagagaagcatagagaagtaaataggaaagaaaaaatacatattatttaaaggttaaactgtttacatcccctacatgggaagatgatgctTGTAaatcttgagaattgtatcttttattagggcaattagaggAGGCATACATAGACCAAGAGTATAGGTATAAATTGATTCTGccatgatattaaagaaaaagacattaagggatagAAAAAGGATTGTGCTGGAAAAcagaaggggaagaggggagtAAATTAGATCACAGAAAGAgctcaaaagacctattacaatacagggaaagaagagaggaggatgaGCATTTTCTGAAACTTAATATCacttggctcaaagagggaatagcacacacattcacattcagttgggcatagaaatatatcttcctctatagggaagtgggaggagaaaggagaaagaaaaggaaagaggggctACTAAAAAAGGAAGGACAGGTTGAGGGAGGGGATGATCAGATACAAAacacttttatgtatttttataggCTTCTATCACATTTCCACATAGGgtggaaagagaaatatattcaggagagaaaaataagataaagagaaatacacagctggtaatcataactgtgaatgggatgaactctcccataaaatggaagcaaacagcagagtggattaaaaaccagaatcctacaatatgtagAAACACATCTGAAATAAAGAGATTCatacagagtaagggtaaaaggctagagcagaatttattttcaggttcagctgaagcaaaaaaaaaaaaaaaaaagggggtagcaattctgatcttatgttttgttttttctttttcacggttttccccttttattctgatttttctctctcaatctgactcatggaaatatgtaaaaaataaatatacatgtataacccaaatataaattttttaaaagtctgttttaaaggaaatattacTCCATAAATGTTTCTTTACATTTCTGGAAAGTACTTTTTAGCCAAATAAGTAAACTTACTGCTATTCAAGTAACACCTCAAAAAATTAATATCTATTTGTGGAGATCCAGCCTAGATGAAACAATAATAAAGACcccaaatgtttatagcaaccctttttgtagtaacaaggaatgctgattaagttatggaacatgccatccacatccagagagaagaggagactgAATGAATATAGGTCAGggcattgtattttcacttttggtagttgtttgctttctttttttttaccttttgatctgatttatcttataagaaatggaaatatttttataagaatttcacatttttaacctatctcagatttcttgctttcttggggagggcagaggaaaggagagggagaaaaatttggagcacaaagtattgcaaaggtgaatgttgaaaactttacatgtattgggaaaaaaagatacaattgaGAAAGATTAACCCCATCTATCCTATATTTTATACTGCAAATATCTAGAGCTGGAATGGCCTTCTAAAAATATCAAGcacaactttttcattttacatttgaggaaactgaggcacagagtctAAAAATCTTCCCAAATACTAAGTCTAACGACACCAATATAGTTAAATCACTGATTCATTCTTCCAAAACACACTTTTAAAAGCAATGTtgctttcaattaaaaaaaatttttttccaataatttttccaaatatatgtaacaatagttttcaacattcctttttttaaaacttcgtGTTCAAATCCGGCTCCCGTCAGGattgccttcccctccccctcaaaaaaagtaataaagataaatgtaaaaatgtgtaCTTAgataccccccccaaaaaaaaatctacttcccAAGATGGAGAAGGGATTATTAGATAGTGTTTGTTCTAAAAAAGATATACTATATGACAATATGACAATGAAAGTTCAATACATATCAACAATGTTTATCTGGCAGCCAGAAAAGCAAATGTTACCTTTCTCTGCATTGAGAGATGGCCTTTACTATACATTGCCTTCAGCAGGCCTCATATGGAATACTGTGTTCAGTATTGGGCATCACGTAAGAAAGACATAGAAAAGATAGTATCCCAAAGGGGGCACCCAAGGTTGGTGAAGGTTCTTCAACCATTGTGACTGAGAATATTTGTTAAAAGAAGCAGGCAGATTTAGATGGCAGAAAAGGGGACATAGAGAGCTGTCTTTAATTATTTCAAGGGATGTGGAAGAGATTTCTATACTTGCTGTTTGGTCCCAAAGGTCCACCCAAGAAGCTAgggcaaagagacaaatttaggcttgatgttaagaaaaaattcctaataattacatctgtctaaaagtgaaatgagcCCCTAACACCATGAAACAAATACTCTCCTTCCTTGGAAGTCTCAAAGGAGACTGGAGAACCATTTGTGGTATGTATTCTTTTGTATGTGGAATGGACTAACTGACCACTGAGGAGGTCTTCTATCTCTATGACTCTGTGAGAAGcaacaaagaatgaaagaacCAAAAGGCCATTGTAGAATTATCTATATCTCATGAATATGTCAATTGAGCAGAAAGCACCaaacattataaaatatgaatgtgAGTGGATTACTGATCCTTATCAAGATTAAATATATAGGCAGACCACTTGTTAAAGGAGTCAGTGAATGCCAAATTAAAAGGATCAAGATAAAACTTCAACTTGATCCATTAAAGTGTATGaccaaagaaagggaaatggaaaaaggtaaagaaacaaCTTTTCACAACTTCTTAGCCCTTTAATCTTGGCAAATCAGTAACCACAGTAAAATGAGTCAAGAGTCCAGATACCTAGCAGCAAACACTTGAATTCTGTATAGACAGGTATAGCAGCCAAGGGCAACACCACTTTAAAACacaatttcatttgtaaaatattataggAGCAATGACTCATAAAATGGCAAAAACAAGTCTGTATGAAAGTTGGCATGAAAGATTATCACAAAGAAAATGGAACAGGGTTGTCAAGAATTCCTATAACCTATTTTATCAACAGCAAAAAATATCACATTTGTAttcaaggaggaaaagaagaaatgagggagCAGGATGGCATTTAAGACCAAGTGGAGGAGCAGGCAGGTAGTGAAGTAGAGACCTGGCCCTGGGATCAGGAGTCCCcgagtctcagacacttgacacttgaCTCCTGGCAAGTTCCCCcattcctccaaaaaaaaaaaaaaaagacagctagAGCATGCCAAATGCACAGGAAAAAAATCTCTGCTAAAAGCAACATAAGTCAGAAGAATggcaaaacattaaaaagaataaatagtgCCACAACAAAAGATACAAACCACCCacaatttttctcatctttataaatCCTTATGGTCACAATCTTCTGCATACAAAAGCATCCatgatgaaaataaaaggggactaggcaggcttttaaaaaaatcttttctataatCGATACATCATAATTGAATGGAAGTATAGAGTGTAAAAGATCCCATCATGTCCAtgggttattttaaaaaatatctcactcaagctgtgtgaccctgggcaagtcacttgactccaattgcctcagcaaaataaaaaaaaacctaactcaAACCCATCCAGAAAAGCTCTCTGCCAAGAATTTCTTATCTTACGAGCAGCAATGGTAAGATCCTATAAAATTCTTGATAAATCCAATCAGACATATCTGTTCAATGAcctgattattaatatcaagtgAGTCATAAAGGGAAATGTATCACTTGGCAAAGTATTTAACATTGTCATGGAATTCTTCCAAATGGAAGAATTCCCTATAGATGTAAACCAGCTTTTTGGTTGGGCTTCTGGATGGTTCAATTTGCAGAGAGGCCTTTTCAATGAAATCTACAACCATTAAAGAGAGATCAATCATtctaataatttatatagaaaaaaatctgatgaaaaaTGTCTACTGTCCAAACCAGTATATGCAATTGGACTGGTTATATTAGTACACATCTGGAACAAAGCATTTCACAGACAATGAATGACTGGGGGCCAGAACTGTATAGGAGAAAGAACAGGCTGAATCACATCTGAAAAACTATTCCAGGCTTTCACCAAAACCCAAACTGCCCCTGGACACTGAAAAACAACATTCTAACACCAATGCTCCCTGGCATTCTATGATTACTGGGACcacaatattaaaataatcacAATTTGGGCTAACCCAAAAGGTAGCAGAGtgtttttaaaagtgaaagagGATAAGGGAGTTCAAGTGCTGCAGTGATAGTCATGACATGAAACAGGCCTAGAAAAAGGCCACCAGTAAGCTGTATAAATCCTCTATGAAGGTTTTACGTAAGAAGAGAAACGAGGACTGCAGAGGACAAGAAGGTATGCATGAGTTACTATTATTGATGGAGTATACAATTACTACTAAGATCTAttaaattatctaaaaataaaatatacacatgagtagaggaaataattaaaatgttttgagaCTTTATtggaaaattttagaaaacttattCAAGATATTTGCATGTGCAGTGGGGATTAAAGatagatttaaaataattatttgtgaaATTCAGAATGGTATGAACACAAGATAGAATGAAAGGCTCCTTTATGCCTAAAGAATAGAGGATTGAAGATAAAAACCTAAAAGCTTCCAATTTTTGTCTCTCCTCTTGAAATATTCCTccaagattatttaaaaattcatgatTATCCAAAGGCAAATAAATTATCGTAAGCCTATATACATTTTTCAATGAAATGGAGAGGCTCTTACTAGTTCTTTAATGCTAGGCCTAAGCTAAGGCTAAGATGAGTCTGCCTgtgtttaaatctggtctcagatacttattgtatAATCTGAAATAAGTCAttttatcctatttgcctcagtttcctcatttgtaaaatgagccaaagagaatgacaaaccacttcagtatatttgacaagaaaacctcaaatagagtcACCAAGAGTCAACTGAAAATGACTATTAAATAACAAAAGTGAGAATGTTTACCAAAAAATTAGCTTCTAGCACAACAAATATGGatgtatgtttagaagaatttcatatatttaatctatattggattgcttgctatcttggtaagagggaaaaaagagggagaaaaatctggaaaacaaagtcttgcaaaggcaaatgttgaaagctatctttgcatgtatttggaaaaatgaaataatattttaaaattagcttcCTAATTTTTATATAGCCTATTTCaggttcctatttttttttttttaagattagctAAATCATGTTCTAGTAAACATGGTAAAGAAAGACTGAAATGTTTGCttatacacaaatattttaataatatatcttGCAAGGTTGCACTTAATTCTCTCTCCCCTACCATGGAATGATTGCTGTGCTAGCAAAGGGTAAGTAGTACTGTAGTCCAGGGAAAACGCAACCACCATTTGtacccttttttctcttttcttcttgttcctttttatcattttgatTCAAACTTGTCAATACCTTCAAGAGTTTGCTGACTCGATCATGGATGTACACTCTTAGTAGTCTTAGTCATATGGAAAGAAGCATATCCATAAGGGAGATGGAGAATCTCAGTTGAACACAGAAATATAGTTCAATAGATTTTTGTAAACaagaattaaaaatgttttaaaatcaatGGGTATTTCCTTTGTTTCCaaaaaataatactattaaaGTTTTTCTTACTGCAGAACAGCAATGAACATGTTAGATGAAACCTTGTCACTATACAACTTACTACAGCATGGGATTCAGTTCTTCAAATTGTCCAAAGGACCCCACTGTAAGTTGTTTTACCTATAATCCTAAGGAAAACATTAGAGAAGGACtcttgttttactttttcttcactttctctgAGGAAAAAAAGTATAGTTTACAGGATTGAACTCCTCCCAAATACGTTCAAATTCTTCCAAGAAAAGTCTCACATACTCTTCGTCCTCCACAATCAAAACATTCTCTCTATTGTTCTGAATGGCTTGTGTGGTCCAGTTGAGAGAGCCAGTAATAAGCATCTTCTTATCCACTATAGCAAATTTATGATGCATGTAGCCAGCACCTTGATCATGGCGTACCTGGATACctgcaaaaaaagataaatcttttttCAATAAATGCCTACTGAAATAAAATCACTTCACAATTTCCTTACACTCCAAAATGTATACTAACCAACACCCCAATCTCAATGTGGCCACATACTGACTTTTTCCTGACAAGAGAGGAATACTAAGTAACAGCCTAATGTTTGAACCATCTTTGATGGAATCCACTAGAAACAAAACTTTAATGTTAACCACTAATCagttgtcttttttcccccactctATAGTATGCTTCTTCACTTCATGACACCCGCTCAAAGGGGCATGTGCAGCCCTCAAAGCAGTTGTCTTTCAACAATATAACAAGTAAATATGATAAATTATCCCTCTCTTGAACATTTAAAAGTGACTAATACTCGGCTAAAGAAcacaaagaatataaagaaaagagctAATAATTTCAATGATTTCTCAATCATCTATTGTTCATCTAATCATctgtatttacttttctttcccaAATACCTTTGACAAATGTTGGGGAggcaggagaaaagaagaaaaagttatcTCTATACCTTTAGATCttcaattgattttattttcccctgaaCTAATCTTATGAATCATATAATAAACTGTACAACAAAAGTTAGAAGTACCCTCACTGACTAAGCTTTTTACAATAAAATTAGACCCGGTCCTGTCAAAAGTTTGTATTGAGCAAAAACCCATGTATATCTTACACTGGTACTAGAAATTAACTAAACAAGGTGCACAAAGCAATGATTGCTGGGAAACTACTGTTCTATGAGCCACAGAGCTCTTGGTGTATTTTGCTTCGTTTTCTCGGGGCAAGGGGATGTGTGGAGCAACAAATATGTTCAAATACTTCTAAGAAAAATCTTTCCTCTTGGtctcatttttcccttccatAGCAGCTCTATAAATTAGGCAGGCTAAGTTCTGAGACACTGATAATgaaatgtgtgaatatatataaacacacacacatatatacacaaatgtgtatattatatatatatagtacccAGGTAAGATAGAGTATGTACATGCAATGGATGTATAATTTTGAGGCTAATCTATACCTAATCACGTGTATGCACGAGCATGGTACCTGACACCCACGCACAGATACGTATTTATATGATGTCATGTGCCAGTGTAGAGTGTTGCCCCTCACCATGGCTCCGAGGACGCACAGGCCCTAGCACAGGCGCCCCCACGGGTCCTGGCCCGGGTTTCTGAGCGCTGGGCGTTCAGGAGCCCCACGGGGAGGGTGGGGCCTCCAGCCCAGCAGGGGCGGCCCGGCTCCTACCTGCCTTGCGGAGGCGGCCGATCTGGGAGCCGTTGAGGGCCATGTAGTCGCAGTCGGTGACCACGCGGATGCGGACGCCCTGCTGGTGCAGCAGGTGCACGGCGCGGCCCAGCTGGGGATTGGAGAAGGCGAACAGGCAGAGCTCGAGGCTGCTGCGGGCCGACAGCACGTACTGCAGGAGGCGGCTCAGGGAGCTCTCCCCGTGTGGGAGCGGGCACAGGCAGCTGGCGGCCGGGGAGGCCGGGGCGGCCGGGGAGGTCGTGGCTGCGGCCGAGCCCGTCGCCCCCGCAACCGCGCCGGGCGCCCTCCGAACATCGGGCCCTGCGGCCGCGGGCGCCGGCGTCGTCCCCGGAGGGCCTCCCTGCCGCTGGGCCTGCAGCAGGGCCTCGGTGCAGGTCACCTGAGAAGGGAAGAACAACACCTCCCGCCGCGGGGGCCGACGTCGCCGGCGCCGTTGCTGCCTCAGCCAACCGACTAGGAAGCCCAGAGTCTCCAAAGCCAAGCCGACACTCACAGCCGCGAGGCCTAACGTCTGCCAGCGCAACCGCCACATGCTCCAGCCCGACTGCGCTTGCGCCGGCGCTCGGCCGTGGCGTGCAGACCTTTCGGTTGCCGGGCTCGAGGACCCGAGGCCGAAGGCGACGGTGACGGCGAGGGCAGCGCCGCGTCCCGGTGCCTCCTGTCCAGGGCGCCCCAGGGCCCGGAGAGATTCACTCCCGACTTAGGGCGTCGGGGAAACGAGCACAAGCTCCAAGGGGAGCTGCAGCCGCTGGCACAGCGTCCGCCAGTCACTTCCGGAGAATGCGGTCACGCTTCTCCGAGTCCGGAGTTGCTTTTGTGGAAGCTTTGCCTCGCGTGCATCTCCTGAGCACCTTGCAGATTTTTAGCATTTTGGGGCTGAAGGCAGGGGGCGGGGGTTGGTTTTCATTGATGGGACAAAATCAAGTGGATTTTCACCTCGCGGGAAA
This genomic window contains:
- the PLD6 gene encoding mitochondrial cardiolipin hydrolase — translated: MWRLRWQTLGLAAVSVGLALETLGFLVGWLRQQRRRRRRPPRREVLFFPSQVTCTEALLQAQRQGGPPGTTPAPAAAGPDVRRAPGAVAGATGSAAATTSPAAPASPAASCLCPLPHGESSLSRLLQYVLSARSSLELCLFAFSNPQLGRAVHLLHQQGVRIRVVTDCDYMALNGSQIGRLRKAGIQVRHDQGAGYMHHKFAIVDKKMLITGSLNWTTQAIQNNRENVLIVEDEEYVRLFLEEFERIWEEFNPVNYTFFPQRK